A portion of the Vespula vulgaris chromosome 24, iyVesVulg1.1, whole genome shotgun sequence genome contains these proteins:
- the LOC127072034 gene encoding autism susceptibility gene 2 protein-like isoform X12, whose product MEIEAKQRNQRNRRRERALRMLAQRENLVNAKQQQQQQQQQQQQQQQQQQQQQQQQQQNQQQSQHQNQQQQHSHQQQQQQSQQSQQQTIRQRPPNDEEDSHSGEDEDNHPAVVVGGGGGGGGGGGGGGGGGGGVGGGVGGGVGGGGGVGGGGGGGGVVGGVGGASAGTGTGGPLGLSGLGGLSRNAHSRDGGHSRPPRPPRPPRPRKKSSLAAAAAAAAAATNNQKEPPFEEDIIDGFAILAFRTYEELESAIKLAGKNNVKKLHTLLSIVDEKPKLDTGQNNRHNEHHIKNHFKHNHYTHNSILTPSTLNQGLDAGTSDDSGRASEQLHGPGIPRDCQDADSSRDHLSDASSHCSSGKGYICDSEGEDDKGSDAESILFESSTPPPLARKYELPSSSPHVLPPANGAGGSPPDTGGQISNPATDAPAPIPPPVPASAPVPTAPSPPSPTLPPHISQPPMTSPLAANPRAIAPQQRPASPALPPPSLSQQPHTTIPALHPPNVPLVSSSHTTSPAVANLGVAPAAPSNGAATTSYPPPIPMAAYPQTQPSYPPLYTPYTALNHSPYLPPAVPSPSHSASSRTDVRGSRASPCTNISKQTIGNNITSHNNTPLSAATTTCVSTITNTVTTANTIAHRDMVACSLSGRNNNNNSPRGHSPSRERDSYSNVSSLSRGSITPVSVPNTSSPANSSLPAYTKPQGWIGSSTTSQLSPATATSVPRPTPPPVPPLGIHTFPPPMFAAPLPPPVSSSSPHTSLPSLPPPTTNPNPFSAESLFQTSQADLLRRELDNRFLASQDRNVSVGVGNLGPPPYLRTEMHHHQHQHTHVHQHTTPLLPPAAATTLFPPPIFKDIPKLGGVESPFFRGNLNLSGYSGFNTGILHPGIGPPSTPFVPPNHLTSFAPKKSGKWNAMHVRIAWEIYHYQQKQQAEAKAGSVVNTKTELLRPPSHLYPGGPASGLGITAPPMAPPFPTNMPPAHPAPPPPHPVGFLSTPTSHLGTGMSPFGRYPSTFGTPNPNFPGLSSFPPAREMPPLSGLSSVHDPWRGLQRASTGFPPTTVSWGLKPEPPTIDRRAELEERERERERERERERERERERERERVRREREREREEQRERERREREKEEKRKQQEAAERERERRDKERREMERREMERERLLHQNRQHVLVGRERSPLRNGSAPLDAGEVRVKEEPRSKDDEVVMLPRPSGPGPGGTSGTGPGSNPLSDPRYHHPHPHAYLTRHPHSMPAPHSMPRSMLPGLGAHPMQHFPPPSAPTGQPGGPWPADPFRDYRYDPLQQLRYNPLMAAAAFRAEEEERAKLYAGYPPAPVNTLRGKDPSPGPLSNLHIHHRAGPGPGVPARQLEPALMHADIHKKEDASQSR is encoded by the exons ATGGAGATCGAGGCGAAGCAGAGGAATCAAAGGAATCGGAGACGAGAACGAGCCCTGCGTATGCTGGCGCAGAGGGAAAACCTCGTTAATGccaagcagcagcagcagcagcagcagcaacaacagcaacagcagcagcagcaacaacaacaacaacaacaacagcagcagcaaaaTCAACAACAGAGTCAACATCAgaatcaacaacaacaacatagtcatcaacagcagcagcaacagagTCAACAAAGTCAACAGCAAACGATTAGACAGAGACCACCCAACGACGAGGAAGATAGTCATAGTGGCGAGGACGAGGATAATCATCCAGCCGTCGTTgtcggcggtggtggtggtggtggtggtggtggtggtggtggtggtggtggtggtggtggtgttggtggtggtgttggtggtggtgttggtggtggtggtggtgttggtggtggaggaggtggaggtggtgttgtcggtggtgttggtggtgcTAGTGCCGGTACTGGTACTGGTGGTCCACTTGGATTATCTGGACTTGGTGGACTATCCAGGAACGCGCATTCTCGCGACGGTGGACACTCGAGGCCACCTAGGCCACCTCGACCTCCCAGACCTAGGAAGAAGTCTTCCCTAGCCGCTGCCGCAGCCGCCGCGGCAGCGGCCACCAATAATCAGAAGGAACCTCCCTTCGAGGAAGACATCATCGACGGATTTGCCATCCTCGCCTTCCGCACCTACGAAGAACTCGAG aGTGCAATAAAGCTAGCtggtaaaaataatgtaaagaaGCTGCATACGTTGCTGTCAATAGTGGATGAAAAACCAAAGCTGGATACTGGACAAAACAATAGGCACAACGAGCACCATATCAAAAACCATTTCAAGCACAACCACTATACGCATAATTCCATATTGACACCGTCGACGCTCAATCAG GGTCTAGATGCAGGTACAAGCGACGATAGTGGTAGAGCGTCTGAACAATTGCATGGCCCTGGTATACCTAGGGATTGCCAGGACGCAGACAGTTCCAGGGACCATCTCAGCGAt GCTAGCAGTCATTGCAGTTCGGGTAAAGGTTATATC tGTGATAGTGAAGGAGAAGACGATAAG GGCTCGGATGCAGAGTCGATACTCTTTGAATCTTCTACCCCACCACCCCTTGCACGTAAAT ACGAGCTGCCATCTTCTTCGCCGCACGTGTTGCCTCCAGCGAACGGAGCAGGAGGGTCTCCTCCGGACACGGGCGGACAAATTTCAAATCCTGCAACGGATGCACCGGCGCCTATACCACCTCCAGTGCCAGCATCTGCACCAGTTCCAACCGCACCGAGTCCTCCTAGCCCAACATTACCCCCACACATATCCCAACCACCg ATGACTAGTCCATTGGCAGCCAATCCTCGTGCAATAGCTCCGCAACAACGACCAGCTTCGCCTGCTCTGCCACCACCTTCCTTATCCCAGCAACCTCATACTACGATACCTGCATTGCATCCACCTAATGTGCCCCTCGTTTCATCGAGCCATACTACTAGTCCGGCGGTAGCTAATTTAGGTGTTGCTCCAGCGGCACCATCAAACGGTGCTGCTACTACGAGCTATCCACCACCAATACCCATGGCCGCCTATCCTCAAACACAACCGTCGTATCCACCGCTTTATACGCCGTACACAGCTCTAAATCATAGTCCGTATCTCCCACCTGCGGTACCGTCTCCTTCCCATTCCGCTTCTTCGCGTACAGACGTG AGAGGAAGTAGAGCCTCCCCTTGTACTAACATAAGTAAGCAGACTATAGGAAATAACATCACAAGTCATAATAATACTCCTCTTAGCGCGGCTACTACAACATGCGTGTCCACCATAACTAATACAGTTACCACGGCGAATACCATTGCTCACAGAGATATGGTGGCCTGTAGTTTATCTGgaagaaataacaataataattctcCGCGTGGACATAGTCCTagtcgagagagagacagttatag CAACGTGAGTAGCCTAAGTAGAGGCAGCATCACACCTGTAAGTGTGCCAAACACGTCTTCACCAGCTAATTCTAGTCTACCTGCTTACACCAAACCACAGGGATGGATTGG TAGCAGCACAACCTCGCAGCTCTCTCCAGCAACGGCAACGTCAGTACCAAGGCCAACTCCTCCACCTGTACCACCACTCGGAATACATACATTTCCACCGCCGATGTTTGCAGCTCCGTTACCACCGCCTGTCTCTAGTTCCAGTCCGCATACTTCACTTCCTTCACTTCCTCCACCTACGACCAACCCCAATCCGTTTTCAGCAGAATCACTTTTTCAAACAA GTCAGGCAGACCTGTTAAGGAGAGAGCTGGACAATAGATTTTTGGCCTCTCAAGATAGAAACGTCAGTGTAGGAGTTGGAAATTTGGGTCCACCGCCGTATCTTAGAACGGAAATGCATCATCATCAGCATCAGCATACGCACGTGCATCAGCATACGACGCCGTTGCTTCCACCGGCAGCGGCTACGACGTTATTTCCACCACCGATT TTCAAAGATATACCAAAACTTGGCGGAGTGGAGTCTCCCTTTTTTCGAGGTAATTTAAACTTGTCTGGATATTCCGGATTCAACACGGGAATACTTCATCCTGGGATTGGTCCTCCTTCGACACCTTTTGTACCTCCCAATCATTTAACATCATTTGCACCAAAG AAGAGCGGAAAATGGAATGCAATGCATGTACGCATCGCATGGgaaatttatcattatcaacAAAAGCAACAAGCCGAAGCAAAAGCTGGAAGTGTTGTTAACACGAAAACTGAATTGCTAAGACCCCCAAGCCATCTATATCCAGGAGGACCCGCAAGTGGTTTGGGAATAACTGCTCCTCCTATGGCACCTCCATTCCCAACTAATATGCCACCTGCGCATCCtgcaccacctccacctcatCCCGTTGGCTTCCTATCCACGCCAACTTCTCATTTAG GAACTGGAATGTCACCATTCGGAAGATATCCTTCGACGTTTGGAACGCCCAATCCAAACTTTCCAGGTCTGTCGAGTTTTCCTCCGGCGAGAGAAATGCCACCTTTAAGTGGCTTGAGTTCTGTACATGATCCATGGAGAGg ATTGCAACGCGCATCCACTGGCTTTCCACCTACCACAGTGTCATGGGGGTTGAAACCAGAGCCACCAACGATCGACAGACGAGCTGAACTCGAAGAACGTGAACGTGAACGCGAGCGCGAACGAGAACGTGAGAGAGAACGTGAACGTGAACGTGAACGTGAACGCGTTCGAcgcgagagagaacgagaaagggaggaacaacgagagagagaaagacgtgaacgcgaaaaggaagagaagagaaagcaGCAGGAAGCTGCCgaacgtgaaagagaaagacgagatAAGGAACGTCGTGAGATGGAGAGGCgcgagatggaaagagaaagattgcTCCATCAAAATCGACAACACGTGCTGGTAGGAAGAGAACGTTCGCCGTTGAGAAACGGTTCGGCACCGTTAGATGCTGGAGAAGTTCGAGTCAAGGAAGAACCACGTAGCAAAGACGACGAAGTAGTGATGCTTCCAAGGCCGTCGGGTCCTGGTCCAGGTGGTACATCGGGTACAGGTCCTGGATCAAATCCATTGTCTGATCCAAGATATCATCACCCACATCCACACGCTTATCTAACGAGGCATCCGCACAGTATGCCTGCACCACATTCTATGCCACGAAGTATGCTTCCAGGCTTAGGTGCACATCCGATGCAACATTTTCCACCACCGTCTGCGCCTACAGGTCAACCAGGAGGTCCTTGGCCAGCGGATCCCTTTAGAGACTACAGATACGATCCTCTTCAACAATTGCGATATAATCCTCTAATGGCTGCTGCCGCCTTCAGAGcagaggaagaagaacgagCAAAACTTTATGCAGGATATCCACCAGCCCCTGTTAATACACTTAGAGGCAAAGATCCTAGTCCTGGACCATTAAGCAATTTACATATACACCATAGGGCTGGTCCTGGCCCAGGTGTACCGGCAAGACAACTCGAGCCTGCATTGATGCACGCAGACATTCACAAAAAAGAGGACGCGTCGCAATCCCGATGA
- the LOC127072034 gene encoding autism susceptibility gene 2 protein-like isoform X2, with the protein MEIEAKQRNQRNRRRERALRMLAQRENLVNAKQQQQQQQQQQQQQQQQQQQQQQQQQQNQQQSQHQNQQQQHSHQQQQQQSQQSQQQTIRQRPPNDEEDSHSGEDEDNHPAVVVGGGGGGGGGGGGGGGGGGGVGGGVGGGVGGGGGVGGGGGGGGVVGGVGGASAGTGTGGPLGLSGLGGLSRNAHSRDGGHSRPPRPPRPPRPRKKSSLAAAAAAAAAATNNQKEPPFEEDIIDGFAILAFRTYEELESAIKLAGKNNVKKLHTLLSIVDEKPKLDTGQNNRHNEHHIKNHFKHNHYTHNSILTPSTLNQGLDAGTSDDSGRASEQLHGPGIPRDCQDADSSRDHLSDASSHCSSGKGYICDSEGEDDKGSDAESILFESSTPPPLARKYELPSSSPHVLPPANGAGGSPPDTGGQISNPATDAPAPIPPPVPASAPVPTAPSPPSPTLPPHISQPPMTSPLAANPRAIAPQQRPASPALPPPSLSQQPHTTIPALHPPNVPLVSSSHTTSPAVANLGVAPAAPSNGAATTSYPPPIPMAAYPQTQPSYPPLYTPYTALNHSPYLPPAVPSPSHSASSRTDVRGSRASPCTNISKQTIGNNITSHNNTPLSAATTTCVSTITNTVTTANTIAHRDMVACSLSGRNNNNNSPRGHSPSRERDSYSNVCYSSNVSSLSRGSITPVSVPNTSSPANSSLPAYTKPQGWIGSSTTSQLSPATATSVPRPTPPPVPPLGIHTFPPPMFAAPLPPPVSSSSPHTSLPSLPPPTTNPNPFSAESLFQTRVTHVAGQADLLRRELDNRFLASQDRNVSVGVGNLGPPPYLRTEMHHHQHQHTHVHQHTTPLLPPAAATTLFPPPIFKDIPKLGGVESPFFRGNLNLSGYSGFNTGILHPGIGPPSTPFVPPNHLTSFAPKKSGKWNAMHVRIAWEIYHYQQKQQAEAKAGSVVNTKTELLRPPSHLYPGGPASGLGITAPPMAPPFPTNMPPAHPAPPPPHPVGFLSTPTSHLGTGMSPFGRYPSTFGTPNPNFPGLSSFPPAREMPPLSGLSSVHDPWRGLQRASTGFPPTTVSWGLKPEPPTIDRRAELEERERERERERERERERERERERERVRREREREREEQRERERREREKEEKRKQQEAAERERERRDKERREMERREMERERLLHQNRQHVLVGRERSPLRNGSAPLDAGEVRVKEEPRSKDDEVVMLPRPSGPGPGGTSGTGPGSNPLSDPRYHHPHPHAYLTRHPHSMPAPHSMPRSMLPGLGAHPMQHFPPPSAPTGQPGGPWPADPFRDYRYDPLQQLRYNPLMAAAAFRAEEEERAKLYAGYPPAPVNTLRGKDPSPGPLSNLHIHHRAGPGPGVPARQLEPALMHADIHKKEDASQSR; encoded by the exons ATGGAGATCGAGGCGAAGCAGAGGAATCAAAGGAATCGGAGACGAGAACGAGCCCTGCGTATGCTGGCGCAGAGGGAAAACCTCGTTAATGccaagcagcagcagcagcagcagcagcaacaacagcaacagcagcagcagcaacaacaacaacaacaacaacagcagcagcaaaaTCAACAACAGAGTCAACATCAgaatcaacaacaacaacatagtcatcaacagcagcagcaacagagTCAACAAAGTCAACAGCAAACGATTAGACAGAGACCACCCAACGACGAGGAAGATAGTCATAGTGGCGAGGACGAGGATAATCATCCAGCCGTCGTTgtcggcggtggtggtggtggtggtggtggtggtggtggtggtggtggtggtggtggtggtgttggtggtggtgttggtggtggtgttggtggtggtggtggtgttggtggtggaggaggtggaggtggtgttgtcggtggtgttggtggtgcTAGTGCCGGTACTGGTACTGGTGGTCCACTTGGATTATCTGGACTTGGTGGACTATCCAGGAACGCGCATTCTCGCGACGGTGGACACTCGAGGCCACCTAGGCCACCTCGACCTCCCAGACCTAGGAAGAAGTCTTCCCTAGCCGCTGCCGCAGCCGCCGCGGCAGCGGCCACCAATAATCAGAAGGAACCTCCCTTCGAGGAAGACATCATCGACGGATTTGCCATCCTCGCCTTCCGCACCTACGAAGAACTCGAG aGTGCAATAAAGCTAGCtggtaaaaataatgtaaagaaGCTGCATACGTTGCTGTCAATAGTGGATGAAAAACCAAAGCTGGATACTGGACAAAACAATAGGCACAACGAGCACCATATCAAAAACCATTTCAAGCACAACCACTATACGCATAATTCCATATTGACACCGTCGACGCTCAATCAG GGTCTAGATGCAGGTACAAGCGACGATAGTGGTAGAGCGTCTGAACAATTGCATGGCCCTGGTATACCTAGGGATTGCCAGGACGCAGACAGTTCCAGGGACCATCTCAGCGAt GCTAGCAGTCATTGCAGTTCGGGTAAAGGTTATATC tGTGATAGTGAAGGAGAAGACGATAAG GGCTCGGATGCAGAGTCGATACTCTTTGAATCTTCTACCCCACCACCCCTTGCACGTAAAT ACGAGCTGCCATCTTCTTCGCCGCACGTGTTGCCTCCAGCGAACGGAGCAGGAGGGTCTCCTCCGGACACGGGCGGACAAATTTCAAATCCTGCAACGGATGCACCGGCGCCTATACCACCTCCAGTGCCAGCATCTGCACCAGTTCCAACCGCACCGAGTCCTCCTAGCCCAACATTACCCCCACACATATCCCAACCACCg ATGACTAGTCCATTGGCAGCCAATCCTCGTGCAATAGCTCCGCAACAACGACCAGCTTCGCCTGCTCTGCCACCACCTTCCTTATCCCAGCAACCTCATACTACGATACCTGCATTGCATCCACCTAATGTGCCCCTCGTTTCATCGAGCCATACTACTAGTCCGGCGGTAGCTAATTTAGGTGTTGCTCCAGCGGCACCATCAAACGGTGCTGCTACTACGAGCTATCCACCACCAATACCCATGGCCGCCTATCCTCAAACACAACCGTCGTATCCACCGCTTTATACGCCGTACACAGCTCTAAATCATAGTCCGTATCTCCCACCTGCGGTACCGTCTCCTTCCCATTCCGCTTCTTCGCGTACAGACGTG AGAGGAAGTAGAGCCTCCCCTTGTACTAACATAAGTAAGCAGACTATAGGAAATAACATCACAAGTCATAATAATACTCCTCTTAGCGCGGCTACTACAACATGCGTGTCCACCATAACTAATACAGTTACCACGGCGAATACCATTGCTCACAGAGATATGGTGGCCTGTAGTTTATCTGgaagaaataacaataataattctcCGCGTGGACATAGTCCTagtcgagagagagacagttatag taatgttTGTTACAGTAGCAACGTGAGTAGCCTAAGTAGAGGCAGCATCACACCTGTAAGTGTGCCAAACACGTCTTCACCAGCTAATTCTAGTCTACCTGCTTACACCAAACCACAGGGATGGATTGG TAGCAGCACAACCTCGCAGCTCTCTCCAGCAACGGCAACGTCAGTACCAAGGCCAACTCCTCCACCTGTACCACCACTCGGAATACATACATTTCCACCGCCGATGTTTGCAGCTCCGTTACCACCGCCTGTCTCTAGTTCCAGTCCGCATACTTCACTTCCTTCACTTCCTCCACCTACGACCAACCCCAATCCGTTTTCAGCAGAATCACTTTTTCAAACAA GGGTGACTCATGTCGCAGGTCAGGCAGACCTGTTAAGGAGAGAGCTGGACAATAGATTTTTGGCCTCTCAAGATAGAAACGTCAGTGTAGGAGTTGGAAATTTGGGTCCACCGCCGTATCTTAGAACGGAAATGCATCATCATCAGCATCAGCATACGCACGTGCATCAGCATACGACGCCGTTGCTTCCACCGGCAGCGGCTACGACGTTATTTCCACCACCGATT TTCAAAGATATACCAAAACTTGGCGGAGTGGAGTCTCCCTTTTTTCGAGGTAATTTAAACTTGTCTGGATATTCCGGATTCAACACGGGAATACTTCATCCTGGGATTGGTCCTCCTTCGACACCTTTTGTACCTCCCAATCATTTAACATCATTTGCACCAAAG AAGAGCGGAAAATGGAATGCAATGCATGTACGCATCGCATGGgaaatttatcattatcaacAAAAGCAACAAGCCGAAGCAAAAGCTGGAAGTGTTGTTAACACGAAAACTGAATTGCTAAGACCCCCAAGCCATCTATATCCAGGAGGACCCGCAAGTGGTTTGGGAATAACTGCTCCTCCTATGGCACCTCCATTCCCAACTAATATGCCACCTGCGCATCCtgcaccacctccacctcatCCCGTTGGCTTCCTATCCACGCCAACTTCTCATTTAG GAACTGGAATGTCACCATTCGGAAGATATCCTTCGACGTTTGGAACGCCCAATCCAAACTTTCCAGGTCTGTCGAGTTTTCCTCCGGCGAGAGAAATGCCACCTTTAAGTGGCTTGAGTTCTGTACATGATCCATGGAGAGg ATTGCAACGCGCATCCACTGGCTTTCCACCTACCACAGTGTCATGGGGGTTGAAACCAGAGCCACCAACGATCGACAGACGAGCTGAACTCGAAGAACGTGAACGTGAACGCGAGCGCGAACGAGAACGTGAGAGAGAACGTGAACGTGAACGTGAACGTGAACGCGTTCGAcgcgagagagaacgagaaagggaggaacaacgagagagagaaagacgtgaacgcgaaaaggaagagaagagaaagcaGCAGGAAGCTGCCgaacgtgaaagagaaagacgagatAAGGAACGTCGTGAGATGGAGAGGCgcgagatggaaagagaaagattgcTCCATCAAAATCGACAACACGTGCTGGTAGGAAGAGAACGTTCGCCGTTGAGAAACGGTTCGGCACCGTTAGATGCTGGAGAAGTTCGAGTCAAGGAAGAACCACGTAGCAAAGACGACGAAGTAGTGATGCTTCCAAGGCCGTCGGGTCCTGGTCCAGGTGGTACATCGGGTACAGGTCCTGGATCAAATCCATTGTCTGATCCAAGATATCATCACCCACATCCACACGCTTATCTAACGAGGCATCCGCACAGTATGCCTGCACCACATTCTATGCCACGAAGTATGCTTCCAGGCTTAGGTGCACATCCGATGCAACATTTTCCACCACCGTCTGCGCCTACAGGTCAACCAGGAGGTCCTTGGCCAGCGGATCCCTTTAGAGACTACAGATACGATCCTCTTCAACAATTGCGATATAATCCTCTAATGGCTGCTGCCGCCTTCAGAGcagaggaagaagaacgagCAAAACTTTATGCAGGATATCCACCAGCCCCTGTTAATACACTTAGAGGCAAAGATCCTAGTCCTGGACCATTAAGCAATTTACATATACACCATAGGGCTGGTCCTGGCCCAGGTGTACCGGCAAGACAACTCGAGCCTGCATTGATGCACGCAGACATTCACAAAAAAGAGGACGCGTCGCAATCCCGATGA